A genomic region of Equus caballus isolate H_3958 breed thoroughbred chromosome 1, TB-T2T, whole genome shotgun sequence contains the following coding sequences:
- the LOC138917937 gene encoding LOW QUALITY PROTEIN: 52 kDa repressor of the inhibitor of the protein kinase-like (The sequence of the model RefSeq protein was modified relative to this genomic sequence to represent the inferred CDS: deleted 2 bases in 1 codon): protein MPNFCAAPNCTRKSTQSDLAFFRFPRDPARCQKWVENCRRADLEDKTPDQLNKHYRLCAKHFETSMICRTSPYRTVLRDNAIPTIFDLTSHLNNPHSRHRKRIKELSEDEIRTLKQKKIDETSEQEQKHKEINNSSAQKPSAEEGGEEQDEDILPLTLEEKENKEYLKSLFEILILMGKQNIPLDGHEADEIPEGLFTPDNFQALLECRINSGEEVLRKRFETTAVNTLFCSKTQQKQMLEICESCIREETLREVRDSHFFSIITDDVVDIAGEEHLPVLVRFVDESHNLREEFVGFLPYEADAEILAVKFHTTITEKWGLNMEYCRGQAYIVSSGFSSKMKVVASRLLEKYPQAIYTLCSSCALNMWLAKSVPVMGVSVALGTIEEVCSFFHRSPQLLLELDNVITVLFQNNEERGKELKEICHSHWTGRHDAFEILVDLLQALVLCLDGINSDTSIRWNNCIAGRAFVLCSAVTDFDFIVTIVVLKNVLSFTRAFGKNLQGQTSDVFFAASSLTAVLHSLNEVMENIEVYHEFWFEEATNLATKLDIQMKLPGKFRRAQQGNLESQLTSEGYYKETLSVPTVEHIIQELKDIFSEQHLKALKCLSLVPSVMGQLKFNTSEEHHADMYRSDLPNPDTLSAELHCWRIKWKHRGKDIELPSTIYEALHLPDIKFFPNVYALLKVLCILPVMKVENERYENGRKRLKAYLRNTLTDQRSSNLALLNINFDIKHDLDLMVDTYIKLYTAKSELPTENSETIENT from the exons ATGCCGAACTTCTGC GCTGCCCCCAACTGCACGCGGAAGAGCACTCAGTCGGACCTGGCCTTCTTCAGGTTCCCGCGGGACCCGGCCAGATGCCAGAAGTGGGTGGAGAATTGTAGGAGAGCAGATTTAGAAGATAAAACACCTGATCAACTAAATAAACATTATCGATTATGTGCCAAACACTTTGAGACCTCTATGATCTGTCGAACTAGTCCTTATAGGACAGTTCTTCGAGATAATGCAATACCAACAATATTTGATCTTACCAGCCATTTGAACAATCCACATAGTAGACACAGAAAACGAATAAAAGAATTGAGTGAAGATGAAATCAGGacactgaaacagaaaaaaattgatgaaacgTCTGAGCAGgaacagaaacataaagaaataaacaacagcAGTGCTCAGAAGCCCAGTGCAGAAGAGGGAGGTGAAGAACAGGATGAAGACATTTTACCTTTAACccttgaagagaaggaaaacaaagaatacttaaaatctttatttgaaattttgattcttatgggaaaacaaaacataccTCTGGATGGACATGAAGCTGATGAAATCCCGGAAGGTCTCTTTACTCCTGATAACTTTCAAGCCCTGCTGGAGTGCCGGATAAATTCTGGTGAGGAGGTTCTGAGAAAGCGCTTTGAGACAACAGCAGTTAACACGTTGTTCTGTTCGAAAAcacagcagaagcagatgttggaGATCTGTGAGAGCTGCATCCGGGAAGAAACCCTCAGGGAGGTGAGAGACTCTCACTTCTTTTCCATTATCACTGACGATGTCGTGGACATAGCAGGGGAAGAGCACCTGCCTGTGTTGGTGAGGTTTGTTGATGAATCTCATAACCTGAGAGAGGAATTCGTGGGCTTCCTGCCTTATGAAGCTGATGCAGAAATTTTGGCTGTGAAATTTCACACTACAATAACTGAGAAGTGGGGATTAAACATGGAGTATTGCCGTGGTCAGGCTTACATTGTGTCCAGTGgattttcttccaaaatgaaaGTTGTTGCTTCTAGACTTTTAGAGAAATATCCCCAAGCCATCTACACACTCTGCTCTTCCTGTGCCTTAAATATGTGGTTGGCAAAATCTGTGCCTGTTATGGGAGTGTCTGTTGCATTAGGAACAATTGAggaagtttgttcctttttccatCGATCACCACAACTGCTTTTAGAACTTGACAATGTAATCACTGTCCTCTTTCAGAACAATGAAGAACGGGGTAAAGAACTGAAGGAGATTTGCCATTCTCATTGGACAGGCAGGCATGATGCTTTCGAGATTTTAGTGGACCTCCTCCAGGCACTTGTTTTATGTTTAGATGGTATAAATAGTGACACAAGTATTAGATGGAATAACTGTATAGCTGGCCGAGCATTTGTCCTCTGTAGTGCAGTAACAGATTTTGATTTCATCGTTACCATTGTTGTTCTTAAAAATGTTCTATCTTTTACAAGAGCCTTTGGGAAAAATCTCCAGGGGCAAACCTCTGATGTCTTCTTTGCAGCCAGTAGCTTGACTGCAGTGCTGCATTCACTAAATGAAGTGATGGAAAATATTGAAGTTTATCATGAATTTTGGTTTGAGGAAGCCACAAATTTGGCAACCAAACTTGATATTCAAATGAAGCTCCCTGGGAAATTCCGCAGAGCACAGCAAGGTAACCTGGAATCTCAGCTAACCTCTGAGGGTTACTATAAAGAAACTCTGAGTGTCCCAACAGTGGAACACATTATTCAGGAACTGAAAGATATATTCTCAGAACAGCACCTCAAAGCTCTTAAATGCTTATCTCTGGTCCCGTCTGTCATGGGACAGCTCAAGTTCAACACGTCAGAGGAGCATCATGCTGACATGTACAGAAGCGACTTACCCAATCCTGACACGCTCTCGGCCGAGCTGCACTGTTGGAGAATCAAGTGGAAACACAGAGGGAAAGATATAGAGCTTCCATCCACCATTTATGAAGCCCTCCATCTGCCAGACATCAAGTTTTTTCCTAATGTTTATGCACTGCTGAAGGTCCTTTGTATCCTTCCTGTGATGAAGGTTGAGAATGAACGCTATGAAAACGGGCGGAAGCGTCTCAAAGCATACCTGAGGAACACTTTGACAGACCAAAGGTCGAGTAACTTGGCTTTGCTTAacataaattttgatataaaaCATGATCTGGATTTAATGGTGGACACATATATCAAACTCTATACAGCTAAGTCGGAGCTTCCTACAGAGAATTCAGAAACCATTGAGAATACCTAA